From Lytechinus pictus isolate F3 Inbred chromosome 6, Lp3.0, whole genome shotgun sequence, the proteins below share one genomic window:
- the LOC129263343 gene encoding low affinity immunoglobulin epsilon Fc receptor-like, with translation MAGQKVREIFVLVLIIIYLKKGWTSSRQRRQDSYNGQPAAQERKEMPQTIKHYVDDKRSYGRPGKKSIPVQRKHCETVCPEGWVYGNTKCFLFENSLQDIPWTTARDTCNALEAVTLCNGKAVEPSLLVIESIEEYHLLKRNVTTDFAWVNCILIDKTFECYTDRAGTTSDYRNWDDNQPNLHPGKRYAMVYMANGKMHDHFNNMESTATVCQVNVH, from the exons ATGGCTGGTCAGAAAGTTAGAGAAATTTTCGTCTTGGTCCTGAtcatcatttatttaaaaaagg GTTGGACATCCTCTCGACAGAGAAGACAAGATAGTTATAATGGTCAACCAGCCGCTCAGGAGAGGAAGGAAATGCCTCAGACGATCAAACATTATGTCGATGACAAACGGTCTTATGGAAGGCCTGGAAAGAAGTCTATCCCTGTTCAACGAAAACATTGTGAAACTG TGTGCCCTGAAGGTTGGGTGTACGGGAACACAAAATGTTTCCTGTTCGAGAACAGCCTCCAGGACATTCCCTGGACAACTGCTCGTGACACCTGCAACGCCCTGGAAGCAGTCACATTGTGCAACGGGAAGGCAGTGGAGCCATCCCTGCTCGTCATAGAAAGCATTGAGGAGTACCATCTTCTGAAGCGCAACGTGACCACTGACTTTGCGTGGGTGAACTGCATCCTCATTGATAAAACTTTTGAATGTTACACGGACAGGGCAGGGACAACTAGCGACTATCGAA ATTGGGATGATAACCAACCTAATTTACACCCAGGAAAGAGATACGCGATGGTGTATATGGCCAATGGTAAAATGCACGACCATTTTAACAACATGGAATCAACGGCCACAGTCTGTCAGGTCAACGTACATTGA